In Salinigranum marinum, one DNA window encodes the following:
- a CDS encoding transposase → MVDTTEAKQVFRAASTLLYPALGFGIKPCGTYTREDFEQVLSRIALDQEFANTGGKTVHLDRSEPVDVTSTARNSLAKSLLYHLRHLDADAIDAQFDGVRDRLFQVLRSLRLLPSRVDVAIDLHEWRFYGSADTDHVLITYPDLGTNRAYCFATLCVVAPSVRFTLAVLPMDANGFRAKQEAVRSLIVEARRYVSIRHVYLDRGFYQVHVVAELDRLNVDYIVRARPSKGMKGRLSAGAETVVDAYQMQRKRPPTASVDVTVFAVPHRTSEDEHVWFVTNLNVARETAKAYAAAFRRRWGIETSYRQIGDFLPRTSSPTFSVRLFYFLFAVSLYNLWVLANALLAGGTIPKKPPLSTRIFRTFVLSTDYG, encoded by the coding sequence ATGGTCGACACAACCGAGGCAAAACAGGTCTTTCGTGCCGCCTCAACCCTCCTCTATCCGGCACTAGGCTTCGGAATCAAACCGTGTGGAACGTACACGAGAGAAGACTTCGAGCAAGTCCTCTCTCGAATCGCCCTCGATCAGGAGTTCGCCAATACGGGTGGGAAAACCGTTCATCTGGATCGATCCGAGCCGGTCGACGTCACGTCGACGGCTCGGAACTCACTCGCGAAATCACTGCTCTATCATCTTCGGCATCTCGACGCGGACGCCATCGACGCCCAGTTCGATGGCGTCCGCGACCGCCTCTTTCAGGTCCTTCGGTCACTCCGGTTGCTTCCTTCTCGTGTCGACGTCGCGATTGACCTCCACGAGTGGCGGTTCTACGGCTCAGCCGACACAGACCACGTCCTCATCACCTATCCTGACCTCGGGACGAACCGAGCGTACTGCTTTGCGACGCTCTGTGTCGTCGCTCCGAGTGTTCGGTTCACTCTTGCTGTCTTACCGATGGACGCGAACGGCTTCCGTGCGAAGCAGGAAGCCGTTCGCTCACTTATCGTCGAAGCGCGGCGGTACGTGTCGATTAGACACGTCTACCTCGACCGGGGCTTCTACCAGGTCCACGTCGTTGCTGAGTTAGACCGATTAAATGTCGATTACATCGTGCGTGCGCGGCCGAGTAAGGGGATGAAAGGCCGTCTCAGCGCCGGCGCTGAGACGGTCGTCGACGCCTACCAGATGCAGCGAAAGCGGCCACCGACAGCGTCGGTTGATGTCACCGTATTTGCTGTGCCACATCGAACGAGTGAGGACGAGCACGTCTGGTTCGTCACGAACCTGAACGTAGCACGTGAGACAGCCAAAGCGTACGCGGCGGCGTTCCGCCGCCGCTGGGGAATCGAGACATCGTATCGGCAGATTGGCGACTTCCTGCCGAGAACGTCGTCGCCGACGTTCTCGGTACGATTGTTCTACTTTCTGTTTGCAGTGTCACTGTACAACCTGTGGGTGTTAGCGAACGCCCTTCTCGCAGGTGGAACGATTCCGAAGAAACCGCCGCTCTCAACGCGAATCTTCCGGACGTTCGTCCTCTCGACAGACTACGGCTAG
- a CDS encoding PAS domain-containing protein: protein MRGPVDERDAPARVLCVGGEPAIEEALQSQFERDGDISIVSESRAEDVVERVASERVDCVVTASELPDRTGVDLVASIRERDETLPVLLFTDSGCDETARSAIRAGVSDYIPYEMPDDGVALLADRLRAQVRDVRERRHTRRLETRFRQTIERTTDAVYVVDRQWRIEYMNRAMAERVGRDPDAVVGNTLWEEFPEIVGTDLEDKYRTAMETGFPVSAEKRLGNPFDYWVRTRAFPDADGLTVFSREISSERDRQQELERHEAVLQSVHDAVFVVDDTLTVQFANAAAARALGRRTAARVEDESLGDLVEGMVSAADATEFTQAVKETRREIEGDGGATGLYDFDLRLRLDTQLDRRWYDVRLTPLESGEDQDVLVVARDVTDQHAIQQQLERERDRLREVQTVVADETLSSDERVESLLELGCETLDLDIGLVAAIEDDTYTVDGAYAPDAPIEPGDQFALSATYCDEVIRTDTVSSFVDAIDAGKGSHPAYQEFELEAYVGVPLTVDGERFGTLNFSSPSARDKPFDEFERTLVELMAELIGAELTRETRRIELERQSFLFERVQDLADIGIWEYDPAADDLYWSRGVRRIHGVEPSYEPTLTDGIEFYHPDDRDTITAAVERALETGNPYELDLRIVRADDDVRDVRAWGNPVVNNDSNTMLRGVMQDVTEQKRRERELRRARQQFETFTENVDQGFFLVPPDYSEVLFVNSAAEDLYGVSEHELRRNPEAWLDMIHPGDLDAMETDIERQMTGEADWPQVQQFRVRHPEHGTRWLRSRVYPIRDTDGRVVRLAGIAADITPFEKHRRKLERLQQYTSQLIDVSDAAEAARIGVDAAIDVVGVDFCRIQLQGLAQRAPNTPQDEATTRAVTTYERAAEAGPLSTFARNTSTGEATRKQTSPDGGTVDPAARETPLTIPLGTHGVIGVSEIDAADFDEIDTTVLELLAEALSGALSRAEGMALLRDRERALEAQNDHLEKFASIVSHDLRNPLGVANGYLELAEEMGEPAYFEKTASALDRMEALVDDLLTLSKAGTEIEDSTDCALCAVAHDAWSYVETKDAAVHIDDGLPTVEGDESLLTQLFENLFRNAVEHGPDDVSVTVEPLTDRQGFYVADDGPGIPPEKREEVFEYGYTSSPDGTGFGLAIVTDLAGAHGWSVDLAKSASGGVRFEFTPTERQRR, encoded by the coding sequence ATGCGAGGACCGGTCGACGAACGAGACGCACCGGCACGGGTTCTGTGCGTGGGCGGTGAGCCGGCGATCGAAGAGGCGTTGCAGTCCCAGTTCGAACGGGACGGCGACATCAGTATCGTCTCCGAGAGCCGTGCCGAAGATGTCGTCGAACGGGTCGCGTCTGAGCGAGTCGACTGCGTCGTCACTGCCAGTGAACTTCCGGACCGGACCGGCGTCGACCTCGTCGCGTCGATCAGAGAACGCGACGAGACACTCCCCGTGCTGCTGTTCACCGACAGCGGTTGCGACGAGACGGCGCGAAGCGCCATCCGAGCGGGCGTTTCCGACTACATCCCGTATGAGATGCCCGACGACGGGGTGGCGCTTTTAGCCGATCGTCTCCGGGCACAGGTCAGAGACGTGCGCGAACGACGGCACACGAGACGACTCGAAACGCGATTTCGACAGACGATCGAACGGACAACCGACGCCGTGTACGTGGTCGACAGGCAGTGGCGTATCGAGTATATGAACAGGGCCATGGCCGAGCGCGTCGGTCGTGACCCCGACGCCGTGGTCGGGAACACGCTCTGGGAGGAGTTCCCAGAGATCGTCGGAACGGATCTCGAAGATAAGTACCGGACTGCCATGGAGACCGGGTTCCCCGTCTCGGCCGAGAAACGGCTCGGCAATCCGTTCGACTACTGGGTACGTACCCGCGCCTTCCCTGACGCCGATGGGCTCACCGTCTTTTCTCGAGAAATCAGCAGTGAACGAGACCGGCAACAGGAACTCGAGCGACACGAGGCAGTGCTCCAGAGCGTGCACGACGCAGTGTTCGTCGTTGACGACACACTCACCGTGCAGTTCGCGAACGCCGCCGCCGCCAGAGCACTTGGCCGACGCACCGCGGCGCGAGTCGAAGACGAGTCACTCGGTGATCTCGTCGAGGGGATGGTTTCCGCCGCCGACGCGACGGAGTTCACCCAAGCGGTCAAAGAGACACGCAGAGAGATCGAGGGTGACGGCGGTGCGACCGGGTTGTACGACTTCGACCTCCGGCTCCGTCTCGACACACAACTGGATCGACGGTGGTACGACGTTCGGCTGACACCCCTGGAGAGCGGCGAGGATCAAGACGTGCTCGTCGTGGCACGGGACGTCACCGACCAACACGCGATCCAGCAGCAACTCGAACGCGAACGCGACCGACTCCGGGAGGTCCAGACCGTGGTCGCCGACGAGACGCTCTCGAGCGACGAGCGCGTCGAGTCGCTTCTCGAACTCGGGTGTGAGACGCTGGACCTCGACATCGGTCTGGTCGCGGCGATCGAAGACGACACGTACACCGTCGACGGCGCGTACGCGCCGGACGCACCGATCGAACCCGGCGACCAATTCGCCCTATCCGCGACGTACTGTGACGAGGTGATCAGGACGGACACCGTCAGCTCGTTCGTCGACGCGATCGACGCCGGCAAGGGCTCACACCCCGCGTACCAAGAGTTCGAGCTAGAGGCATACGTCGGCGTGCCCCTCACTGTCGACGGGGAGCGGTTCGGGACGCTCAACTTCTCGAGCCCAAGCGCCCGCGACAAGCCGTTCGACGAGTTCGAACGCACGCTCGTGGAACTCATGGCCGAACTGATCGGTGCAGAGCTCACGCGGGAAACACGGCGCATCGAACTTGAGCGACAGAGCTTCCTCTTTGAGCGCGTGCAGGACCTCGCCGACATCGGGATCTGGGAGTACGATCCGGCGGCGGACGACCTCTACTGGTCCCGCGGCGTCAGACGCATCCACGGTGTCGAGCCGAGCTATGAGCCGACGCTGACCGACGGGATCGAGTTCTACCACCCCGACGACAGGGACACGATCACTGCTGCCGTCGAACGAGCGCTCGAAACGGGCAACCCGTACGAACTCGACCTCCGCATCGTCCGGGCCGATGACGACGTCAGAGACGTTCGGGCCTGGGGCAATCCGGTAGTGAACAACGACTCGAACACCATGCTGCGGGGTGTGATGCAAGACGTCACCGAGCAAAAACGCCGAGAACGAGAGTTGCGACGGGCGCGACAGCAGTTCGAGACGTTCACCGAGAACGTCGATCAGGGGTTCTTTCTCGTGCCACCGGACTACTCGGAAGTGCTGTTCGTAAACTCGGCCGCCGAGGACCTCTACGGCGTCTCTGAACACGAACTGCGCCGGAACCCGGAGGCGTGGCTCGACATGATTCACCCGGGTGATCTCGACGCGATGGAAACGGACATCGAGCGGCAAATGACGGGGGAGGCGGACTGGCCACAGGTGCAGCAGTTCCGCGTCCGGCACCCCGAGCACGGCACACGGTGGCTTCGGTCGCGGGTCTATCCGATCCGCGACACTGATGGACGGGTCGTGCGACTCGCGGGGATCGCGGCCGACATCACCCCGTTCGAGAAACACAGGCGAAAACTGGAACGGCTTCAGCAGTACACGAGTCAGCTGATCGACGTGTCGGATGCGGCCGAAGCAGCCCGGATCGGTGTCGACGCGGCGATAGACGTCGTCGGGGTGGACTTCTGCCGCATCCAGCTGCAGGGACTCGCACAACGGGCTCCCAACACGCCCCAAGACGAGGCGACCACCCGAGCGGTGACGACGTACGAACGCGCGGCCGAGGCCGGCCCGCTCTCGACGTTCGCGCGGAACACGTCGACCGGCGAGGCAACCCGGAAACAGACATCTCCGGACGGCGGGACGGTCGACCCAGCGGCGAGGGAGACGCCACTGACCATCCCGCTCGGAACCCACGGCGTGATTGGTGTCTCCGAGATCGATGCAGCCGACTTCGACGAGATCGACACGACCGTTCTGGAACTCCTCGCCGAAGCGCTGTCCGGTGCGCTGTCCCGCGCGGAAGGGATGGCACTCCTCCGTGACCGCGAGCGGGCGCTCGAAGCACAGAACGATCACCTCGAGAAGTTCGCCAGTATCGTCTCCCACGACCTGCGGAACCCGCTCGGCGTCGCGAACGGCTATCTTGAACTCGCCGAAGAGATGGGAGAGCCCGCGTACTTCGAGAAGACGGCGTCGGCGCTCGACCGGATGGAGGCACTCGTCGACGATCTATTGACCCTCTCGAAAGCGGGTACCGAGATCGAGGACTCGACCGACTGTGCGCTGTGTGCGGTCGCTCACGACGCGTGGAGCTACGTCGAGACGAAGGACGCGGCGGTGCACATAGACGACGGGCTTCCGACGGTCGAGGGCGACGAAAGCCTGCTCACGCAACTGTTCGAGAACCTCTTTCGCAACGCGGTCGAACACGGCCCCGACGACGTGAGCGTCACCGTCGAACCACTGACGGACCGACAGGGGTTCTACGTGGCAGACGACGGGCCCGGCATCCCGCCGGAGAAACGTGAGGAGGTGTTCGAGTACGGCTACACGTCGAGTCCCGACGGCACGGGGTTCGGGCTGGCGATCGTGACCGACCTCGCCGGCGCACACGGCTGGTCGGTCGACCTCGCAAAGAGCGCGTCTGGGGGTGTGCGCTTCGAGTTCACTCCCACCGAGCGACAGCGTCGGTGA
- a CDS encoding response regulator, which produces MSITVPRRQVDCRTRILHVDDDPAFADLTATYLRRESDRFVVETATNPAQALEAFDLAAFDCVVSDFDMPERNGIEFLRTVRTRHPDLPFILYTGKGSEDVASDAISAGVTDYLQKGRGTGQYELLANRVRNAVSQHRAEARVAEIESRLRELTEATSDLLWMFDGDWEELLYVNSAYEDIWGDTVDGLFDDPRSFLDQVHLADRNDVEAAMVAASDGIPVDIEYRVTPAEETQRWVWVQATPIADDSGTVTRIAGFGRDITERKRRERHAARTATVLETVVDELSTGVLVENVDREIIAANDTLCDLFDVPVQCEDLVGRDCARAAAELRGLFADPDGFVDRIEELLDRREPVHGERLQLADGRTLERDYIPYTLPKGAANLWLYRDTTDQSTDERH; this is translated from the coding sequence GTGAGCATCACTGTCCCGCGCCGACAGGTCGACTGCCGGACTCGAATCCTCCACGTCGACGACGACCCCGCGTTCGCCGACCTGACCGCGACGTATCTCCGACGGGAATCCGACCGGTTCGTCGTCGAGACAGCGACGAACCCAGCGCAGGCCCTCGAGGCGTTCGACCTCGCGGCGTTTGACTGCGTCGTCTCCGACTTCGACATGCCCGAGCGGAACGGCATCGAGTTCCTCCGGACGGTCCGGACCCGACACCCCGATCTGCCGTTCATCCTATACACGGGAAAGGGGAGCGAGGATGTCGCGAGCGACGCGATCTCCGCCGGCGTCACCGACTACCTCCAGAAGGGGCGCGGCACGGGGCAGTACGAACTGCTCGCCAACCGCGTCCGAAACGCGGTCTCGCAGCACCGTGCCGAGGCGCGGGTCGCCGAAATCGAGTCACGGCTGCGAGAGTTGACCGAAGCGACGTCGGACCTGCTCTGGATGTTCGACGGCGACTGGGAGGAACTGCTCTACGTCAACTCCGCGTACGAGGACATCTGGGGAGACACGGTCGACGGCTTGTTCGACGATCCACGGAGTTTTCTCGATCAGGTCCATCTGGCGGATCGGAACGATGTCGAGGCGGCGATGGTCGCCGCCTCAGACGGTATACCGGTCGACATTGAGTACCGGGTCACACCCGCCGAGGAAACACAGCGATGGGTGTGGGTGCAGGCCACTCCGATCGCCGACGACAGCGGGACCGTCACGCGGATTGCCGGCTTCGGGCGCGACATAACCGAGCGGAAACGCCGCGAACGACACGCCGCACGGACGGCCACGGTACTGGAAACGGTCGTCGACGAACTGTCGACCGGCGTCCTCGTCGAGAACGTCGACCGGGAGATCATCGCGGCGAACGACACGCTCTGTGACCTGTTCGACGTGCCGGTCCAGTGTGAGGACCTCGTCGGCCGTGACTGCGCGCGGGCGGCTGCCGAACTGCGAGGGCTCTTCGCCGACCCCGACGGCTTCGTCGACCGGATCGAGGAACTCCTCGACCGACGAGAACCTGTGCACGGTGAGCGGCTCCAGTTGGCAGACGGTCGGACCCTCGAGCGCGATTACATCCCATACACGCTCCCCAAAGGCGCGGCGAACCTGTGGCTTTACCGCGACACGACGGACCAGTCGACCGACGAACGACACTGA